Genomic segment of Gilliamella apis:
TGTATTTATTGGACAAAGTACTAAAATTTATGATCGTGCAACTGGTGAAGTTCACTATGGTCGCGTACCGGCTGGTTCTGTGGTGGTATCAGGTAACTTACCAACTAAAGATGGTAAATACAGCCTTTATTGTGCAGTAATCGTTAAAAAAGTAGATGCTAAAACGTTAGGTAAGGTCGGTATTAACGAATTACTTCGTACTATTGATTTATTTTATTAATCTATCTATTAAAGCTACCGTAAATGTTACGGTAGCAATAAAATGAGTTGTTTAAAGTGAGTTATATCTTATAACGATTAGAAGAGGAAAATTTATGCCTTCTTTTGATATTGTATCAGAAATTCAAATGCCAGAAGTCAAAAATGGGGTCGAAAATGCGACTCGAGAATTGGCAACACGTTGGGATTTCAAAAATGTCGAAGCATCATTTGAGCTTAATGAGAAAAATGAAACTATCAAAGCGACGAGCCAATCAGATTTCCAAGTACAACAATTACTGGATATTTTACGTGATAAGTTAGCTAAACGTGGTATTGATGGTGGCGCGCTGGAAATTCCAGAAGAGATGGAACATAGTGGTAAGTTTTATAGTATTACAGTTAAGCTGAAACAAGGTATCGATAAAGAATTAGCTAAAAAAATAGTTAAATTAATCAAAGATAGTAAAATTAAAGTCCAAGCACAAGTACAAGGTGACCAAGTTCGGGTTACTGGAAAATCACGTGATGATTTACAAGCAACTATGGCACTAGTTAAAAATGGTGAGTTAGGTCAACCATTTCAATTTACTAATTTCCGCGACTAATCAATCATTCTAATCTTTATTATTGCCGACATTGTTTTGACAAAATTGTTCGGCAATATGTTTTTATTTATTCACAGAATCAACTTTTAAAAAATTTGAGGAAAGCACTTTTTTGCGGCTAAATTTTTAATAATATGTGCTTTTATTTTTATTTTTGGTGAGGCATTATTTCAAATAACGAGATTTTTTTGACTAAATACGTTATTCTATTTGCTTGTCTATCCTCTTATATTATAACAATACTTATTATGCTGAAAAAATTAGTTTTCTTTTTTGTTTTTTTTATTTTTTCATGTCCTTTATTTGCACAAAATCCCAATGACGAAGAAAAGAAAGTATTTATTGAT
This window contains:
- a CDS encoding YajQ family cyclic di-GMP-binding protein encodes the protein MPSFDIVSEIQMPEVKNGVENATRELATRWDFKNVEASFELNEKNETIKATSQSDFQVQQLLDILRDKLAKRGIDGGALEIPEEMEHSGKFYSITVKLKQGIDKELAKKIVKLIKDSKIKVQAQVQGDQVRVTGKSRDDLQATMALVKNGELGQPFQFTNFRD